A window of the Branchiibius hedensis genome harbors these coding sequences:
- a CDS encoding pilus assembly protein TadG-related protein has translation MRNQERGQAVTALVVCVALLLLGVGFLAYVKYDKATDQASGLQTAADATALAGAQQIAKDAPAAIVDALLNGRSLSGMGQGAAADFATRNDARVIAYRYFPDSDRVEVTVQSAHTLESGQLETRSSVARTGMRLGPCHLPDAPTPTPTPTPTPTPTTSSATPSPTTSTPPPDVDSVARCGDVEIPITFPGTGGPAHAQPGHLTFHFEPRLDN, from the coding sequence ATGCGCAACCAGGAACGCGGCCAGGCCGTGACCGCCCTCGTGGTTTGCGTGGCGCTTCTCCTGTTGGGCGTCGGGTTCCTGGCGTACGTGAAGTACGACAAGGCAACCGACCAGGCCAGTGGCCTGCAGACCGCCGCCGACGCGACGGCCCTCGCGGGTGCTCAACAGATCGCCAAGGACGCACCAGCGGCCATCGTCGATGCCCTGCTCAACGGTCGCAGCCTGTCCGGAATGGGCCAGGGAGCGGCCGCCGATTTCGCCACCCGCAACGACGCCCGTGTCATTGCCTACCGCTACTTCCCCGATTCCGACCGGGTCGAAGTCACGGTGCAAAGCGCGCACACCCTGGAGTCGGGCCAGCTGGAAACCCGATCTTCGGTAGCTCGCACCGGCATGCGCCTGGGACCGTGCCACCTGCCGGATGCGCCCACCCCCACACCGACGCCCACCCCTACACCGACGCCGACCACCTCTTCCGCGACGCCCTCACCCACCACGTCAACGCCCCCACCGGATGTCGACTCGGTCGCCCGTTGCGGCGACGTCGAGATCCCGATCACCTTCCCGGGCACCGGCGGACCAGCCCACGCACAACCCGGCCACCTGACGTTCCACTTCGAGCCGCGACTGGATAACTGA